From Bacillota bacterium, the proteins below share one genomic window:
- a CDS encoding MerR family DNA-binding transcriptional regulator: MSPSPRRYTISELAEAFDTTPRALRYYEELGLLAPEREGPHRLYGERDRVRLKLILRGRRLGFSLEEIREMLDLYDLDPSEVTQLREVLRRGRRRIAEVEGQIAELQALLAELRDREAELRRLLAEKTGGREEGGSP, from the coding sequence GTGTCCCCGAGCCCGCGACGCTACACCATCTCCGAGTTGGCCGAGGCCTTCGACACCACGCCGCGCGCCCTCCGCTACTACGAGGAGCTGGGTCTCCTCGCCCCCGAGCGGGAGGGCCCGCACCGGCTCTACGGCGAGCGCGACCGCGTGCGCCTCAAGCTGATCCTGCGCGGGCGGCGGCTGGGCTTCAGCCTCGAGGAGATCCGCGAGATGCTCGACCTCTACGACCTCGACCCGAGCGAGGTGACCCAGCTGCGCGAGGTGCTGCGCAGGGGGCGCCGGCGCATCGCCGAGGTGGAGGGGCAAATCGCGGAGCTCCAGGCGCTGCTGGCCGAGCTCAGGGACCGGGAGGCGGAGCTCCGGCGGCTGCTCGCGGAGAAGACGGGCGGCCGCGAGGAGGGCGGTTCGCCGTGA
- a CDS encoding DUF1648 domain-containing protein, translating to MRPDLLFPIFQAILWLGVAALFWRMPDLQARGLAFGVRIPPERAGDPAVVAVRQRYRRGVAASAALAAAGWLAVLGTGWGGAAGQTLAASGAGLGFLLLATLAYVAAHRRLAAVKAQEGWLAASPRAAVAETRPRGAGEIRWAWFAPALAVLLATLALGLWVYPHLPARIPMHIDAAGRVDSWATKSYGSALTPVWVQLFLTLVVGGVAALVPSAPLRLDPGEPEESLRRQLLFRRRMVAALGVVAAGANLTALLLGLVVWGWLPPSYAALSVLPTLLAVLVMLGVTFSLGQEGSRLRPARRPPSAEGRGAAATAPAPAPAPAHAPAPAPAPAPADDDRYWWGGLVYVNRDDPSFLVSKRFGVGWTVNFGHPLGWLFAALVLGSIAVAVALPLLAGR from the coding sequence ATGAGGCCCGACCTCCTCTTTCCGATCTTTCAGGCGATCCTCTGGCTGGGCGTCGCCGCCCTCTTCTGGCGGATGCCGGATCTGCAGGCGCGGGGCCTGGCCTTCGGCGTCCGCATCCCGCCGGAGCGGGCCGGCGATCCGGCGGTCGTCGCGGTCCGGCAGCGCTACCGGCGGGGCGTGGCAGCCTCCGCCGCCCTTGCCGCCGCCGGCTGGCTGGCCGTCCTCGGCACCGGCTGGGGCGGCGCCGCGGGGCAGACGCTGGCGGCCTCCGGGGCCGGCCTCGGCTTCCTCCTCCTGGCCACCCTGGCCTACGTCGCCGCCCACCGCCGGCTGGCCGCGGTCAAGGCGCAGGAAGGCTGGCTGGCGGCGTCGCCCCGCGCCGCCGTCGCCGAGACGCGCCCGCGGGGGGCGGGCGAGATCCGCTGGGCCTGGTTCGCGCCCGCCCTGGCCGTGCTGCTGGCCACCCTGGCCCTGGGGCTCTGGGTCTACCCGCACCTGCCCGCGCGCATCCCCATGCACATCGACGCGGCGGGGCGGGTGGACTCCTGGGCGACGAAGAGCTACGGGAGCGCGCTGACGCCCGTCTGGGTGCAGCTCTTCCTGACGCTGGTGGTCGGCGGGGTGGCCGCGCTGGTTCCCTCGGCGCCGCTCCGGCTCGACCCCGGGGAGCCGGAGGAGTCGCTCCGCCGGCAGCTCCTCTTCCGGCGGCGCATGGTGGCGGCCCTGGGTGTGGTCGCCGCGGGCGCCAACCTGACGGCGCTCCTCCTCGGCTTGGTGGTCTGGGGGTGGCTGCCGCCGTCGTATGCCGCGCTGAGCGTCCTGCCGACGCTGCTGGCGGTGCTGGTGATGCTGGGCGTCACCTTCTCCCTGGGACAGGAAGGAAGCCGCCTCCGCCCGGCGCGCCGCCCGCCGTCCGCGGAGGGGAGGGGCGCGGCCGCGACCGCGCCCGCCCCTGCACCGGCGCCCGCCCACGCGCCGGCGCCCGCCCCCGCGCCGGCGCCCGCGGACGACGACCGCTACTGGTGGGGCGGCCTGGTCTACGTCAACCGGGACGATCCAAGCTTCCTCGTCTCCAAGCGGTTCGGCGTCGGCTGGACGGTCAACTTCGGCCACCCGCTGGGCTGGCTTTTCGCGGCGCTGGTCCTGGGCAGCATCGCGGTGGCCGTGGCTCTGCCGCTCCTGGCGGGCCGCTGA
- a CDS encoding AMP-binding protein yields the protein MRELVVHQILFQTVHEHPDAEVVSPPVRTTYATLFERATRLANGLRRLGIGRGTVVGVLDINSSRYLELHYALSMLGAVLHPINFRLPAGELLETVRRAGDEWLLVWEGFRDAMAGARPLFPHWLWLTDGASEPEPGVPTLEGLVAEGEAALPPEADGVHEDDWLSILFTTGTTGRPKGMRYRHRDLLLASLQILHHLALHEGGARLSSRDAVMPLIPFFHIHAWGTPFFVPYLGAKLVLAGRAGPAEQLELILQEGVTWLNMVPTQLDMLLEAAAARRLERLPVKVLTGGSALPAGLASRARALGVRYSLIYGGSDQLATAISVVPEEADPESDEAAEALRTGTRPLPMVEVEVRGADGRPVPHDGQTIGEVHVRSPWLPPEGYYGEPEASASAYRDGWFRSGDLAVRLPNGLLYVVDREKDAIKSGGEWIPSAVLEAVLSRHPGVASVAVLAQPDPRWGERPVAVVQPREGSPAPDEAELRAFLEKAVEAGEIARFWIPDRVVAVPELPVTSAGKIHKAALRAELGLAPAAGAGGGPAQAAVRGPGGGPAQAAPGPEEAPGG from the coding sequence GTGCGTGAGCTGGTGGTCCACCAGATCCTCTTCCAGACCGTCCACGAGCACCCCGACGCCGAGGTGGTCAGCCCGCCCGTCCGCACCACCTACGCCACGCTCTTCGAGCGGGCCACGCGCCTGGCCAACGGCCTCCGCCGGCTGGGCATCGGCCGGGGGACGGTGGTGGGCGTGCTGGACATCAACAGCTCGCGCTACCTGGAGCTCCACTACGCCCTCTCCATGCTGGGCGCGGTCCTCCACCCCATCAACTTCCGCCTCCCGGCCGGCGAGCTCCTGGAGACGGTCCGCCGCGCCGGGGACGAGTGGCTGCTGGTCTGGGAGGGCTTCCGCGACGCCATGGCCGGAGCCAGGCCCCTCTTCCCGCACTGGCTCTGGCTGACCGACGGCGCCTCCGAACCCGAGCCGGGGGTGCCCACGCTGGAGGGCCTCGTGGCCGAGGGGGAGGCCGCGCTCCCGCCGGAGGCGGACGGCGTGCACGAGGACGACTGGCTCTCCATCCTCTTCACCACGGGCACCACCGGCCGTCCCAAGGGGATGCGCTACCGCCACCGCGACCTGCTCCTGGCCTCGCTCCAGATCCTCCACCACCTGGCCCTGCACGAGGGCGGGGCGCGCCTCTCCAGCCGCGACGCGGTCATGCCGCTCATCCCCTTCTTCCACATCCACGCCTGGGGGACGCCCTTCTTCGTCCCCTACCTGGGCGCCAAGCTGGTCCTGGCCGGCCGGGCCGGCCCCGCCGAGCAGCTCGAGCTGATCCTCCAGGAAGGCGTCACCTGGCTGAACATGGTGCCGACGCAGCTGGACATGCTGCTGGAGGCCGCGGCGGCGCGACGGCTCGAGCGACTGCCGGTCAAGGTGCTGACGGGCGGCAGCGCGCTCCCCGCCGGCCTGGCCTCGCGCGCCCGCGCGCTGGGCGTCCGCTACAGCCTGATCTACGGCGGCTCCGACCAGCTGGCCACCGCCATCTCCGTCGTGCCCGAGGAAGCCGACCCGGAGAGCGACGAGGCGGCGGAGGCGCTCCGCACCGGCACGCGCCCGCTCCCCATGGTGGAGGTGGAGGTGCGCGGCGCGGACGGCCGCCCGGTCCCCCACGACGGCCAGACCATCGGCGAGGTGCACGTGCGCAGCCCCTGGCTTCCTCCCGAGGGCTACTACGGGGAGCCGGAGGCGAGCGCCTCCGCCTACCGGGACGGCTGGTTCCGGAGCGGCGACCTGGCGGTCCGCCTGCCCAACGGCCTGCTCTACGTGGTCGACCGCGAGAAGGACGCCATCAAGAGCGGCGGCGAGTGGATCCCCAGCGCGGTGCTGGAGGCGGTCCTCTCCCGCCACCCCGGGGTGGCCTCGGTGGCCGTCCTCGCCCAGCCCGACCCGCGCTGGGGCGAGCGGCCGGTGGCCGTCGTCCAGCCCCGCGAGGGCTCCCCCGCCCCGGACGAGGCGGAGCTGCGCGCCTTCCTGGAGAAGGCGGTGGAGGCGGGCGAGATCGCGCGCTTCTGGATCCCCGACCGCGTGGTGGCCGTCCCCGAGCTGCCCGTCACCAGCGCCGGCAAGATCCACAAGGCGGCGCTGCGGGCCGAGCTCGGCCTGGCGCCCGCCGCCGGGGCAGGCGGCGGACCGGCCCAGGCGGCGGTGCGGGGGCCGGGCGGCGGACCGGCCCAGGCGGCGCCGGGTCCGGAGGAAGCGCCGGGCGGTTGA
- a CDS encoding OsmC family protein, with product MAVTTGAGDAAQARPTVELAASSRWLGGAKALHRVRNLGRFLTDEPVQMGGEDAGPNPLEAVLAALNGCLTVMVTRIARELEIAVDRLEIESRGDLDPRGMMGVAGVPRHFRRVEARVRIGTPASDAELEELRRRVEDRCPVSSLLRAAGVELQVAWSRG from the coding sequence ATGGCGGTAACCACGGGCGCGGGCGACGCCGCCCAGGCGCGGCCCACGGTGGAGTTGGCGGCCTCGAGCCGCTGGCTGGGCGGGGCCAAGGCGCTCCACCGGGTGCGGAACCTGGGCCGGTTTCTGACCGACGAGCCGGTGCAGATGGGCGGCGAGGACGCCGGGCCCAACCCGCTGGAGGCGGTGCTGGCGGCGCTCAACGGCTGCCTGACGGTGATGGTGACGCGCATCGCCCGCGAGCTGGAGATCGCCGTCGACCGGCTGGAGATCGAGAGCCGCGGCGACCTGGACCCGCGCGGCATGATGGGCGTGGCCGGCGTCCCGCGCCACTTCCGCCGCGTCGAGGCGCGCGTGCGCATCGGCACGCCGGCCTCCGACGCGGAGCTGGAGGAGCTGCGCCGGCGCGTGGAGGACCGCTGCCCGGTCTCGAGCCTGCTGCGCGCCGCGGGGGTAGAGCTGCAGGTCGCCTGGAGCCGGGGCTGA
- a CDS encoding acyl-CoA dehydrogenase family protein has product MRFQSYVYGRNHFDLDPDLQVVLRHFWPAYGERQAELERWGELAGGEAYQVGYHVDQEAPPVLVQHDLDGNRVDRARLSPAQEALLPKLAPLMAPPYRGGSWHHHYALGYLLADPGLYCILTITQQVAYAIHKYAPEEGAWKERLLAGEAWGATWMTEIQGGSDLGANRTVARPAGDGGRLWLLSGGDKYFASGAGLADVALVTARPEGAPEGPKGLALFLVPRLRRDGSLNFHVRRLKAKSATRAVPSGEVELEGAEGFLVGRAEQGIYYTLEILTSSRLANAVGAMGIAQKARLEALFRVTRRSAFGRALAEHPLVRRDLVDLAVRQAGGLALAFRAIDAFDRSWRERPPYSAEYHYARFLSHLAKNRTADHAAESTRLAMELFGGLGFLEEYAVARWHREALITPIWEGTSNIQALDLLEAMEKKRAHERFLAEFVPMLEEAGTPEAALARRVLESELRRLGAARPEEAEWYAKHALARLADAAQVALLYRLAATGGERYAQLAALYAHRFLEGEEYPAWALDEPGLTGLETVAAAGGAAQAEGAAVRA; this is encoded by the coding sequence GTGAGATTCCAGTCGTACGTCTACGGGAGGAACCACTTCGACCTCGACCCGGACCTGCAGGTGGTGCTCCGCCACTTCTGGCCCGCCTACGGCGAGCGGCAGGCCGAGCTGGAGCGCTGGGGCGAGCTGGCCGGGGGCGAGGCCTACCAGGTGGGCTACCACGTCGACCAGGAAGCCCCGCCCGTCCTCGTCCAGCACGACCTGGACGGGAACCGCGTCGACCGCGCCCGCCTCTCCCCCGCCCAGGAGGCGCTGCTCCCCAAGCTGGCGCCCCTGATGGCGCCGCCCTACCGCGGCGGCAGCTGGCACCACCATTACGCGCTGGGCTACCTCCTGGCTGATCCCGGCCTCTACTGCATCCTCACCATCACCCAGCAGGTGGCCTACGCCATCCACAAGTACGCGCCCGAGGAGGGCGCCTGGAAGGAGCGCCTCCTGGCCGGCGAGGCCTGGGGCGCCACCTGGATGACCGAGATCCAGGGCGGGAGCGACCTGGGCGCCAACCGCACCGTCGCCCGCCCCGCCGGCGACGGCGGCCGCCTCTGGCTCCTCTCGGGCGGCGACAAGTACTTCGCCAGCGGCGCGGGCCTGGCCGACGTGGCGCTGGTCACCGCCCGGCCCGAGGGCGCGCCGGAGGGGCCGAAGGGGCTGGCGCTCTTTCTCGTGCCGCGGCTCCGGCGTGACGGCTCGCTCAACTTCCACGTCCGCCGCTTGAAGGCGAAGAGCGCCACGCGCGCCGTCCCCTCGGGCGAGGTGGAGCTGGAGGGAGCGGAGGGCTTCCTGGTCGGCCGGGCCGAGCAGGGCATCTACTACACGCTGGAGATCCTCACTTCCTCGCGGCTGGCCAACGCCGTCGGCGCCATGGGCATCGCCCAGAAGGCGCGCCTGGAGGCGCTCTTCCGCGTCACGCGGAGGAGCGCCTTCGGCCGGGCGCTGGCCGAGCACCCGCTGGTGCGGCGCGACCTGGTCGACCTGGCCGTCCGCCAGGCGGGCGGGCTGGCGCTGGCCTTCCGGGCCATCGACGCCTTCGACCGGAGCTGGCGCGAGCGGCCGCCCTACAGCGCGGAGTACCACTACGCGCGCTTCCTCTCGCACCTGGCCAAGAACCGGACCGCCGACCACGCGGCGGAGAGCACCCGCCTGGCCATGGAGCTCTTCGGCGGGCTGGGCTTCCTCGAGGAGTACGCGGTGGCGCGCTGGCACCGCGAGGCGCTGATCACGCCCATCTGGGAGGGGACGAGCAACATCCAGGCGCTGGACCTGCTCGAGGCGATGGAGAAGAAGCGGGCGCACGAGCGCTTCCTGGCCGAGTTCGTGCCCATGCTGGAGGAAGCGGGCACGCCGGAGGCGGCCCTGGCGCGGCGCGTCCTCGAGAGCGAGCTCCGGCGCCTCGGCGCCGCGCGGCCGGAGGAGGCCGAGTGGTACGCCAAGCACGCCCTGGCCCGCCTGGCCGACGCCGCCCAGGTGGCGCTCCTCTACCGGCTGGCGGCGACGGGCGGCGAGCGCTACGCCCAGCTGGCGGCGCTCTACGCGCACCGCTTCCTGGAGGGGGAGGAGTACCCGGCCTGGGCGCTGGACGAGCCCGGGCTGACCGGGCTGGAGACGGTGGCCGCGGCCGGCGGGGCCGCGCAGGCGGAAGGGGCGGCCGTCCGTGCGTGA
- a CDS encoding YhfC family intramembrane metalloprotease has product MAWWLLGAGLFAIALPFLGFALLGRRWRLSWRAFGIGAATFFVAQVVLRLPWIGPLTAWLQRHGASTPPAALGVVLLAAVTAGLFEEGARYLAYRLALPRPRPGEALAMGLGHGGLESILLVGLNGVVTAALLLVLAAHPSALPAALAEQLRRGVAPALAGGPALPLLGALERLSALALQVALSVVVAVAVLRRSFALWLGAFGVHTGVDALAGFLPLWTRSLPLTEAAVLAAALLAAAWALRLLRSDAWPGSGEEAPAATGPAGTS; this is encoded by the coding sequence ATGGCCTGGTGGCTGCTCGGCGCGGGGCTCTTCGCCATCGCGCTGCCCTTCCTCGGCTTCGCTCTGCTGGGGCGGCGCTGGCGGCTCAGCTGGCGCGCCTTCGGCATCGGCGCCGCCACCTTCTTCGTCGCCCAGGTGGTGCTCCGCCTGCCCTGGATCGGGCCGCTCACCGCCTGGCTCCAGCGGCACGGCGCCTCGACGCCGCCGGCGGCGCTGGGCGTCGTCCTTCTGGCCGCCGTCACGGCCGGCCTCTTCGAGGAGGGGGCGCGCTACCTCGCCTACCGCCTGGCCCTCCCCAGGCCCCGCCCCGGCGAGGCGCTGGCCATGGGCCTCGGCCACGGCGGGCTGGAGAGCATCCTCCTCGTCGGCCTCAACGGCGTGGTGACGGCCGCGCTCCTGCTCGTCCTGGCGGCGCACCCGTCGGCGCTGCCGGCGGCGCTGGCGGAGCAGCTGCGGCGGGGAGTGGCGCCCGCGCTGGCGGGCGGCCCGGCCCTGCCGCTCCTGGGCGCCCTGGAGAGGCTCTCCGCCCTGGCGCTGCAGGTGGCGCTGAGCGTGGTGGTCGCCGTGGCGGTGCTGCGCCGCTCCTTCGCCTTGTGGCTGGGCGCCTTCGGGGTCCATACCGGCGTCGACGCGCTGGCCGGCTTCCTGCCGCTCTGGACGCGGAGCCTGCCGCTGACCGAGGCGGCGGTGCTGGCGGCGGCCCTGCTGGCGGCCGCCTGGGCGCTCCGCCTGCTGCGGAGCGACGCCTGGCCGGGGAGCGGGGAGGAGGCGCCGGCCGCGACCGGGCCGGCGGGCACCTCCTGA